A portion of the Oscillospiraceae bacterium genome contains these proteins:
- a CDS encoding DEAD/DEAH box helicase, which translates to MGQELRPYQQQARDRIHAEWDAGHTRTLLVLPTGTGKTIVFASVAADQVRAGDRVLILAHRGELLEQAADKLQRSTGLVSAVEKAESTCLDSWFRVVVGSVQTLQRTARLERFPQDYFGTIIIDEAHHAITDGYRRILDYFSGAKVLGVTATPDRGDMRNLGEVFDSLAFEYKLTDAIKEGYLCKIMAQTIPLQLDITSVTLSGGDYAVGDLGTALDPYLEQIAAEMARRCKSRKTVVFLPLIKTSQKFRDLLNAHGFRAAEVNGQSDDRRQVLADFDAGKYNVLCNSMLLTEGWDCPSVDCVVVLRPTKVRSLYSQMVGRGTRLSPGKTDLLLLDFLWMTDRHELCRPADLVCEDRTVARQMTEHLAETGCPEDIEEAAAQASEDVVAQREEALAKQLEEQRRKKAKLVDPLQYEMSIQAEDLAGYVPAFGWEAGPPSEQQTAALEKLGILPDAVESAGKAALLLDRLNKRRDEGLTTPKQIRCLEKYGFQHVGTWSFEAARHMIDRIAAQGWRGVPKGVNPRTYTPAAEPLAADSPFDFGW; encoded by the coding sequence ATGGGGCAGGAACTGAGACCCTACCAGCAGCAGGCCCGTGACCGCATCCACGCCGAGTGGGACGCCGGCCACACCCGCACCCTGCTGGTGCTGCCCACCGGCACCGGCAAAACCATTGTGTTTGCGTCGGTGGCTGCCGATCAGGTGCGTGCCGGCGACCGGGTGCTCATTCTGGCGCACCGGGGCGAGCTGCTGGAACAGGCTGCCGACAAGCTGCAGCGTTCCACCGGCCTTGTCAGCGCCGTGGAAAAGGCCGAATCCACCTGCCTGGACAGCTGGTTCCGGGTGGTGGTGGGCAGCGTGCAGACCCTGCAGCGCACCGCCCGGCTGGAACGCTTCCCGCAGGATTATTTCGGCACCATCATCATCGACGAGGCCCACCACGCCATCACCGACGGTTACCGCCGCATCCTGGACTACTTCAGCGGGGCCAAGGTGCTTGGCGTCACCGCCACGCCGGACCGCGGCGACATGCGCAATCTGGGAGAGGTGTTCGACAGCCTGGCCTTTGAGTACAAGCTGACCGACGCCATCAAGGAGGGCTATCTGTGCAAGATCATGGCTCAGACCATCCCGCTGCAGCTGGATATTACATCCGTGACCCTGAGCGGCGGCGACTACGCCGTGGGCGACCTGGGCACAGCCCTTGATCCGTATTTGGAGCAGATCGCCGCCGAAATGGCTCGGCGCTGCAAGAGCCGCAAAACGGTGGTGTTCCTGCCGCTGATCAAGACCAGCCAGAAGTTCCGGGACCTGCTCAACGCCCACGGCTTCCGGGCTGCCGAGGTCAACGGCCAGAGCGACGACCGCAGGCAGGTGCTGGCCGACTTCGACGCCGGCAAATACAATGTGCTGTGTAACTCCATGCTGCTCACCGAGGGCTGGGACTGCCCCTCCGTGGACTGCGTGGTGGTGCTGCGGCCCACCAAGGTGCGCAGCCTGTACAGCCAGATGGTGGGGCGCGGCACCCGCCTTTCCCCGGGCAAGACCGACCTGCTGCTGCTCGACTTTTTGTGGATGACCGACCGGCACGAGCTGTGCCGCCCGGCGGATCTGGTCTGCGAGGACCGCACTGTGGCCCGCCAGATGACCGAGCATCTGGCTGAGACCGGCTGCCCGGAGGACATCGAGGAGGCCGCCGCCCAGGCCAGCGAGGACGTGGTGGCCCAGCGGGAAGAAGCCCTCGCCAAGCAGCTGGAAGAGCAGCGCCGTAAAAAGGCAAAACTGGTGGACCCGCTGCAGTACGAAATGAGCATTCAGGCCGAAGATCTGGCCGGGTATGTGCCCGCCTTTGGCTGGGAGGCCGGTCCGCCCAGCGAGCAACAGACCGCCGCGCTGGAAAAGCTGGGCATCCTGCCGGATGCGGTGGAATCCGCCGGCAAGGCCGCCCTGCTGCTGGACCGCCTGAACAAGCGCCGGGACGAGGGCCTGACCACGCCCAAACAGATCCGCTGTCTGGAAAAGTACGGGTTCCAGCATGTGGGCACCTGGAGCTTTGAGGCCGCCCGCCACATGATCGATCGCATAGCGGCTCAGGGCTGGCGCGGCGTGCCCAAGGGCGTGAACCCCCGCACCTATACCCCCGCTGCGGAGCCGCTTGCTGCAGACAGTCCTTTTGATTTTGGATGGTAA
- a CDS encoding DUF669 domain-containing protein, which produces MNEMNNEGFALGWDDEFTNEQQEFVLLPEGEYPFEVTQMERARYEGGAKLPPCSMAKLTLRIYGGAKGDTTVTHRLYLHTKTQGLLGAFFESIGQCKRGETFRPRWNEVVGAKGICKLGVREYTKQSGPHAGETGQSNEVQRFLPPPAPKAAPSQGWTQGAF; this is translated from the coding sequence ATGAACGAGATGAACAACGAAGGTTTCGCTTTGGGTTGGGATGACGAGTTTACCAACGAGCAGCAGGAATTCGTGCTGCTGCCGGAGGGCGAGTACCCCTTTGAAGTGACCCAGATGGAGCGTGCCCGCTATGAGGGCGGGGCCAAGCTGCCGCCCTGCTCCATGGCAAAACTGACCCTGCGCATTTATGGCGGGGCCAAGGGCGACACCACCGTGACCCACCGCCTGTACCTGCATACCAAGACCCAGGGCCTGCTGGGCGCGTTCTTTGAGAGCATCGGCCAGTGCAAGCGGGGCGAAACCTTCCGCCCTCGCTGGAACGAGGTGGTAGGTGCCAAGGGCATCTGCAAGCTGGGCGTCCGGGAGTACACCAAACAGAGCGGCCCTCACGCCGGTGAGACCGGCCAGAGCAACGAGGTGCAGCGCTTCCTGCCGCCCCCGGCACCCAAGGCGGCACCCTCGCAGGGCTGGACGCAGGGGGCATTCTGA
- a CDS encoding AAA family ATPase: MSKYSVTTGVQTAPVKTVLYGPEGIGKSTFASHFPDPVFIDTEGGTKRLNVARLPQPTSWAMLLDEVAEVRKGNVPCSTLVIDTADWAERLCIQAVCARAKVNGIEDFGYGKGYTYVKEEFSKLLDALEEVLNAGHNVVVLAHAAITKFEQPDAVGNYDRWGMKTSKQVAPLLQEWCDMLLFANYKTVVEKAGSGPNAKNKASGGKRVLYTTHHACWDAKNRFDLPEEVPFDYASIAHCLPGGSAPAATQTPVQHAPAPAPQPKHQPDADILPTPQAQPEPPREEVPKALLTPDLVALGVPEKLAPLMSANNVTPEELQHVVGERGYFPEDMPIKDYPMDFVEGCLIAAWPQVLQMVLDSRDLPF; encoded by the coding sequence ATGAGCAAGTATTCCGTGACCACCGGCGTGCAGACCGCGCCGGTCAAAACCGTGCTCTACGGGCCGGAGGGCATCGGCAAGAGTACCTTCGCGTCCCACTTCCCGGACCCGGTGTTCATCGACACCGAGGGCGGCACCAAGCGCCTGAACGTCGCCCGCCTGCCCCAGCCCACCAGCTGGGCCATGCTGCTGGACGAGGTGGCCGAGGTGCGCAAAGGCAACGTGCCCTGCAGCACGCTGGTCATCGACACAGCCGACTGGGCGGAGCGTCTGTGCATCCAGGCCGTGTGCGCCCGCGCCAAGGTGAACGGCATCGAAGATTTCGGTTACGGCAAGGGCTACACCTACGTCAAGGAGGAGTTCAGCAAGCTGCTGGATGCCCTGGAAGAGGTGCTGAACGCCGGCCACAATGTGGTGGTGCTGGCCCATGCCGCCATCACCAAGTTTGAGCAGCCGGACGCCGTGGGCAACTACGACCGCTGGGGCATGAAAACCAGCAAGCAGGTGGCCCCGCTGCTGCAGGAGTGGTGCGATATGCTGCTGTTCGCCAACTACAAAACGGTGGTGGAAAAGGCCGGCAGCGGCCCAAACGCCAAGAACAAGGCCAGCGGCGGCAAGCGGGTGCTGTACACCACCCACCACGCCTGCTGGGACGCCAAGAACCGCTTTGACCTGCCGGAGGAGGTGCCCTTTGATTACGCCAGCATTGCCCACTGCCTGCCCGGCGGCAGCGCACCGGCAGCTACCCAGACGCCGGTGCAGCACGCCCCGGCTCCTGCCCCGCAGCCCAAACATCAGCCGGATGCCGACATCCTGCCCACCCCGCAGGCACAGCCGGAACCGCCCCGTGAAGAGGTTCCTAAGGCCCTGCTCACGCCGGATCTGGTCGCCCTGGGCGTGCCGGAAAAACTGGCTCCGCTCATGAGCGCCAACAACGTGACTCCGGAAGAGCTGCAGCATGTAGTGGGCGAGCGGGGCTACTTCCCGGAGGATATGCCCATCAAGGACTACCCCATGGATTTTGTGGAGGGCTGCCTGATCGCCGCATGGCCGCAGGTGCTGCAGATGGTTCTAGACAGCCGTGACCTGCCGTTTTAA
- a CDS encoding AAA family ATPase, whose translation MSVKITALEAENVKRIKAVAFTPSPTGLTLVGGNNNQGKTSVLDALAWALGGERFRPDAAQRDGAVAPAHLKVTLSNGVVVERKGKNASLTVTDPTGRRSGQQLLNAFVEPLALDLPRFMESTDKEKADILLRIIGVGSELQVKDLEIKGLYDKRTFTGQLAAQKKHFAEGLISYPEAPDEPVSASELIRQQQDILARNGENQRLRAQYAELEQQVQQCVDELKRTRERIATLQQLADELDAKHTKLFNQRETARKTVSQLQDESTAELEASIRDIEETNRKVRANLEKSRAEDEAAQYASEYDRLTESIQQKCADRMALLNGADLPLPGLSVEDGVLTYNGKHWRDMSGSDQLRVAAAIVRRLNPDCGFVLLDKLEQMDMTTLQEFSAWLEAEGLQAIATRVSTGSECQIIIEDGMVKDAEPPVTEKPQPRSWTKGAF comes from the coding sequence ATGTCTGTAAAGATCACGGCTCTGGAAGCCGAAAACGTCAAGCGCATCAAGGCGGTGGCCTTTACGCCGTCGCCCACCGGGCTCACCCTCGTGGGCGGCAACAACAATCAGGGCAAGACCAGTGTGCTGGACGCGCTGGCGTGGGCACTGGGCGGGGAGCGTTTCCGCCCGGATGCCGCCCAGCGGGACGGCGCAGTCGCCCCGGCGCACCTCAAGGTCACCCTGTCCAACGGGGTGGTCGTGGAGCGCAAGGGCAAGAACGCCAGCCTGACCGTCACCGACCCTACCGGGCGGCGCAGCGGCCAGCAGCTGCTCAATGCGTTCGTGGAGCCGCTGGCCCTCGATCTGCCCCGCTTCATGGAATCCACCGACAAGGAAAAAGCCGACATCCTGCTGCGCATCATCGGCGTGGGGTCCGAGCTGCAGGTCAAAGATCTGGAGATCAAGGGCCTGTACGACAAGCGCACCTTCACCGGCCAGCTGGCCGCCCAGAAAAAGCACTTTGCCGAAGGGCTGATCTCCTACCCGGAAGCCCCGGACGAGCCGGTGAGCGCCTCCGAGCTCATCCGCCAGCAGCAGGACATTCTGGCCCGGAATGGCGAGAACCAGCGCCTGCGGGCCCAGTATGCAGAGCTTGAACAGCAGGTGCAGCAGTGTGTGGACGAGCTGAAGCGCACCCGGGAACGCATTGCCACACTGCAGCAGCTGGCAGATGAACTGGACGCCAAGCACACCAAGTTGTTCAATCAGCGGGAAACTGCAAGAAAGACCGTCTCCCAGCTGCAAGACGAATCCACCGCCGAGCTGGAAGCCTCCATCCGGGACATTGAGGAGACCAACCGCAAGGTGCGGGCCAACCTGGAAAAATCCCGGGCTGAGGACGAAGCCGCCCAGTACGCCAGCGAGTACGACCGCCTGACCGAATCCATCCAACAGAAGTGTGCCGACCGCATGGCCCTGCTGAACGGCGCAGACCTGCCGCTGCCGGGGCTGAGCGTGGAGGACGGTGTCCTTACTTACAACGGCAAGCACTGGCGGGATATGTCCGGCAGTGACCAGCTGCGGGTGGCCGCCGCCATCGTGCGCCGGCTGAACCCGGACTGCGGCTTTGTTCTGCTGGACAAGCTGGAGCAGATGGACATGACCACCCTGCAGGAGTTTTCCGCCTGGCTGGAAGCCGAGGGCCTGCAGGCCATTGCTACCCGCGTTTCCACCGGCAGTGAGTGCCAGATCATCATTGAGGACGGCATGGTAAAGGATGCCGAGCCGCCTGTCACCGAAAAGCCCCAGCCCAGGAGCTGGACGAAAGGAGCGTTTTAA
- a CDS encoding DUF3846 domain-containing protein: MKGILIEPGKAPVVTALPDTLQGIEAMLGCDCMQEVLPRTPAVLLFGVLGKGLNRIYRGHNIYGTILCYGWRNNTLQPLSKDLQSEMLDRLKDTEVRV, translated from the coding sequence ATGAAAGGGATCCTGATCGAGCCGGGCAAGGCCCCGGTGGTCACCGCCCTGCCGGACACACTGCAGGGCATCGAAGCCATGCTGGGCTGCGACTGCATGCAGGAGGTGCTGCCTCGCACCCCGGCGGTACTGCTGTTCGGCGTTCTCGGCAAAGGGCTGAACCGCATCTATCGCGGCCATAACATCTACGGCACCATCCTCTGCTACGGCTGGCGGAACAACACCCTGCAGCCCCTGAGCAAAGATCTGCAGTCTGAGATGCTGGACCGCCTGAAGGACACGGAGGTGCGGGTATGA
- a CDS encoding helix-turn-helix transcriptional regulator, producing MAKKQFLKLRRLAEDQDITTDELAAKACIVPRTLRKRFAAPESCGTWNWEEIDGICRALHIPQEQIGEYFFSKVEKGA from the coding sequence ATGGCAAAGAAACAGTTTCTGAAACTCCGGCGGCTAGCCGAAGATCAGGACATCACCACGGATGAGCTGGCCGCAAAGGCGTGCATCGTGCCCCGCACGCTGCGCAAGCGCTTTGCCGCGCCGGAGAGCTGCGGCACATGGAACTGGGAAGAGATCGACGGCATCTGCCGCGCGCTTCACATCCCGCAGGAGCAGATCGGAGAGTATTTCTTCTCGAAGGTTGAGAAAGGAGCATGA
- a CDS encoding helix-turn-helix transcriptional regulator, whose product MFYDVYSELCQEKGVSCSRAAKEIGLSNSTVTKWKNTGAVPSGDTLAKVAAYFGVSVNDLIGEQKSPAGRAGGVSEDDIKFALFGGGPVTDAQYEEVKQFVRFIKERDANGNKG is encoded by the coding sequence GTGTTTTATGACGTATACAGTGAACTGTGCCAGGAAAAGGGCGTGAGCTGCAGCCGTGCCGCAAAAGAAATTGGCCTGAGCAACTCGACCGTTACGAAATGGAAGAATACAGGGGCTGTTCCTTCTGGCGATACCCTCGCGAAGGTTGCGGCCTACTTCGGAGTGTCGGTGAATGACCTGATCGGCGAACAAAAAAGCCCCGCCGGGCGTGCCGGTGGGGTTTCGGAGGATGATATTAAGTTTGCTCTCTTTGGCGGCGGCCCCGTGACGGATGCCCAGTATGAAGAGGTCAAGCAGTTTGTCCGGTTCATAAAGGAGCGGGATGCAAATGGGAACAAGGGCTGA